The Paenibacillus mucilaginosus 3016 genome includes the window GCGCCGTCACGTCGGCATCGGAATGGATGCCGTAGGTGATGACCTCACTCTGAATCTGTGGAATCATCCCGGACAGATAGGCATCGTCCAGACAAACCACGGCTTTGCCGTCCGCCTTCACCTGACTGAGGAACTGGGCGTACGCCTTCTTGAGATTCTCAAAATCCCCGTTGTAGTTCTCGAGATGGTCGGCCTCAATATTGTTCACCAGCGCAATGGTCGGATGGTACTGGAGGAACGAGCCGTCGCTCTCGTCCGCTTCCGCCACGACCCAGTCCCCTTTGCCCGCCTTGGCATTGCTGCCCACGTTCATGATCTCCCCGCCGATAATGAAGGTCGGGTCCGAGCCGCAATGCTCGAGCACCAGCGCGATCATGGATGACGTTGTCGTCTTTCCGTGCGCGCCGGCCACCGCAATCCCCTTCTTCGCATTCATGAGCCGGGCCAGCATCTGGGAACGGTGAAGAATCGGAATGTTGAGCTCTTCCGCTGCAGCCATCTCGACGTTGTCCTTGGACAGCGCCGTGGAATAGACGACGACGTCCGCCCCTTTGACATTCTCCGCCTCGTGCCCGATGAAGACCTGCGCGCCCTTGGCCGCCAGCTTCTCCGTCAGTTCCTGCTGCGCCAGATCGGATCCCGAAACTTGATAGCCCATCTCCAGCATTACTTTGGCGATCGCGCTCATGCCGTACCCGCCAATGCCGATAAAATGGATATGCTCCGATGTATTCATGCTCGTTTCACCAGCCCTTTTCAGAATCGGATTGATGCTTTACCCAGGAACGGACGTCCCCGATCAAATATAACGTTCCGGAGACCACGGCGAGATCGTCCTCTTCCGTCAACCGCTGCGTCAGGTCCAAGGCGGCCTTCCAGTTCGGCTCCACGATAACCTCCACATCCGTACGGCCCAGCTCTTCGAGCAGCGTCCGTGCCAGGGCCGCCAGGTCTGTGGCCTGTGCTTTCTTGAGCCATTCGGGTTCGGTCAGAATTAATGTGTCCACTAGAGGTAGTATATGCCTGAAATAGCCCGTATGATTCTTGTTCGACAGCATCCCCATCATAAAATGAAGCTTGCGGTACCGGTACGTCTCCCGGAGTGTGGAGGCGAGCATCTGCGCCCCCTCCGGGTTGTGCGCTCCGTCGATGAGCAGCCGCGGGGACTCCGAGAGGAGCTCCAGCCGGCCCGGCCACTGCGTGCGCTTCAGCGCGGCGAGCAAATCCTCGTCATCGATGATCAGCGCATAGTACTGCCGCAGCACTTCCAGCGTCATGAGTGCGGTGGCCGCGTTCTTCACCTGGTGCGGCCCGTTCATGGAGATGACGGCTTCCGGAATCCCCCGGAACACCCCGTGGAATGAGAACGTCTGCCGGTTCTCTTCCGCCGAGGACCTCTCGTAACGGAAATCGCGTCCGAGCAGGTACAGCGTGCTCTTCTTCTTCTTGGCCGCCTCCGTCACCACTTCGATGACTTCCGGCTGTTCCACGGCGCTCACAACGGGAACGCCCGCCTTGATAATCGCCGCTTTCTCCGCTGCAATCTCCGGCAGGGTCTCTCCAAGGAAGTCCATATGGTCATACCCGATGTTGGTGATGACCGAGACGAGCGGGGTAACGATGTTCGTGGAATCGAGCCGTCCGCCCATCCCCGTCTCCCAGACGACGAAGTCCGGATAAGCGATACGCGCAAAATATTCGATGGCGAGGACCGTCGAAATCTCGAACATGGACGGCTGCCCGAATTCTTCCGCCACCCGGTCGACGACCGGCTTCACCTTGTTGGCTACGCGAAGCAGATCCTCGTCGCTGATGTTGACGCCGTTCAGGCGGATCCGTTCATTGTAGGACTCGATGTAGGGGGATGTGAAGGTCCCTACATCGTAGCCCCCGCTGCGGATAGCTTCCGTCAGGAAGGCGCACACCGATCCCTTGCCGTTGGTCCCGGCCACGTGGATGAATTTCAGCCTCCGGTGCGGATCATCCAGATATTCCATCAGCTTCTCCATCCGCTCCAGGCCCGGCTTGATGCCCGCCAGGGGAATGAAGCGGACGATCCAGTCGACCGCTTCCCGTGCGGTTTGGAACGGCGCCGCCGTTCCCGCTTGGTTCTCTTCTGCTGCACTCATGCTGCACTCATCCTTTCAGCTCGGCGATGCGTGCCGTCACTTTGTCGCGCTTGTCGGCGTAATCGGCCAGCTTCGCTTTTTCCTCTTCGATCACCTTGGCCGGCGCCTTCGCTACGAAGCCCTGGTTCGAGAGCTTCTTCTCGATCCGCTCGACTTCGCCGTGCAGCGTGGACAGCTCCTTCTCCAGACGCGCGATCTCCTGGCCGATATCGATGAGTCCGGCCAGCGGCAGGAACAGCTCCGCGCCCGTCACGATCCCCGTCATCGCCTTGTCCGGCGTAGCGAGCGCCGTGCCGATCTCAAGCGTCGACGTGTTGCAGAAGCGGCGGATGTACTCTTCGTTGCGCTTCAGGATCGATTCCGTCTCCGCGCCGGCCGGCTTCACGAGCAGCTCGACCTTCTTGCTCATCGGCACGTTCACTTCGGCACGGATGTTGCGCACCGTGCGGATCATATCCATGAGCAGCTCCATCTCACGGACGGCCTCTTCCGCTTCGAAGCCGTTCTCGTAGACCGGCCAGGATGCCAGCGTAATCGTCTCGCCCTCATGCGGCAGATGCTGCCAGATCTCCTCGGAGATGAACGGCATGAATGGATGGATGAGGCGCTGTGTGCGGTCCAGCACGTAAGCGAGCACCGACTTCGTCGTCTTCTTCGCTTCCTCATCCGTGCCGTACAGGGACAGCTTGCTGAATTCGATGTACCAGTCGCAGAGATCGTCCCAGATGAAGTTGTAGAGGAGACGGCCGGTTTCGCCGAACTCGTATACATCGATGAGACGGGTCACGTCGCGTACCGTCTCGTTCAGGCGGTGCAGGATCCAGCGGTCAGCCGTGCTGAGGCTGCCGCTGAGGTCGATGTCCTCGTAACGGAAGCCGCCGAGGTTCATGAGCGCAAAGCGCGAAGCGTTCCAGATCTTGTTCGCGAAGTTGCGCGCCTGCTCGACCTTCTCCCAGCGGAAGCGCAGATCCTGCCCCGGCGTGGAGCCGGTGGAGAGCATGAAGCGCATCGCGTCCGCGCCGTACTTCTCGATGACCTCCAGCGGATCGACGCCATTGCCGAGCGACTTGGACATCTTGCGGCCTTCCGCGTCGCGCACCAATCCGTGAACAAGCACATCCTTGAACGGAATATCGCCCCGGAATTCCAGGGAACTGAAGATCATCCGGGATACCCAGAAGCCGATGATGTCATATCCGGTCACGAGCAGACTCGTAGGGAAGAAACGCTTCAGGTCCTCGGCGTCCTCATCCGGCCAGCCCAGCGTGGAGAACGGCCACAGCGCGGAAGAGAACCAGGTGTCGAGCACATCCTCATCCTGCTTCAGCTGCGTGCCGCCGCACTTGGAACAAACCGTAACATCCTCGCGGGAGACCGTCGTTTCGCCGCAGGCGCCGCAGTGCCAGGCCGGAATGCGGTGGCCCCACCACAGCTGGCGGGAGATGCACCAGTCGCGGCTGTTCTCCATCCAGTGCAGGTAGATTTTCTCGAAGCGGTCCGGTACGAAGTTCGTGCCCTTGCCCGACTTCTGCACTTCCACCGATTGATCGGCCAGCGGCTTCATCTTCACGAACCACTGCGTGGACAGGTAAGGCTCCACGACGGCACCGCTGCGCTCGCTGTGGCCTACCTGATGGACATGCTCCTCGATCTTGATCAGCACGCCAAGCTCCTTCATGTCCGCTACGATCTGCTTGCGGCAGTCGAACCGGTCGAGCCCCTGGTACTTGCCGGCATTCTCGTTCATCTTGCCCGACTCGTCCATGACGAGAATCTGCGGCAGGTCGTGGCGTCTTCCTACCTCGAAGTCGTTCGGATCGTGGGCCGGAGTAATCTTGACGGCGCCGCTGCCGAATTCCTTCTCGACATACTCATCCCCGATGATCGGAATCTCGCGGCCGAGAATCGGCAGCACGAGCGTCTTGCCGATGAGGTGCTGATAACGCTCATCCTCCGGATGCACCGCCACGGCCGTATCGCCGAGCATCGTCTCCGGACGGGTGGTCGCCACCACGATGAACTCTTCGCTGTTCTTCACCGGATACTTCAGATGATAAAGTGCGCCCTGCACTTCCTTATATTCAACTTCGATATCCGAGAGCGCCGTACGGGCCGCCGGGTCCCAGTTGATGATATATTTGCCGCGGTAGATCAGGCCCTTCTCATAGTAGCGGACGAACACTTCGCGAACCGCTTTCGACAGCCCTTCATCCAGCGTGAACCGCTCGCGGGAGTAGTCGAGCGAGAAGCCCATCTTCGCCCACTGCTCGTGAATCGTGGCCGCATAGTGATCCTTCCACTCCCAGACCTTCTCCAGGAATTTCTCGCGTCCGAGATCGTAGCGGGTCACTCCTTCTTCGCGCAGCTTCTGCTCCACCTTGGACTGCGTGGCGATGCCCGCATGGTCGGAGCCCGGCAGCCAGAGGGCGTCATACCCCTGCATCCGCTTCGTGCGGATCATGATGTCCTGCAGGGTGCAGTCGAGCGCATGCCCGATATGCAGCATGCCCGTTACGTTCGGCGGAGGAATCACAATCGTATAAGGCTCGGCGTCCTTGCGCTGTCCCGCCTTGAAGAACTCATTTTTGAGCCAGTAGTCGTACCATTTTTTCTCGGCGTCTTTCGGGTCATACTGCGTCGGCATGCTGATTTCCGGCGCCCCGGTTGCTTTGGTTTCTTCCATTGCTGCTGACCTCCAGTGTGTATCTCAAGTTTGGTTTAGCTTCCTCTGGTTTTGCTTTTGCCTTTTGCTCTTTGCCTTTAAGGTTTTTATGCCTTCCAAGGGTTTTGCGCCTTTTAAAGGTTTTGCTCCTTGAAAGTAATCCCCAATACGGAGTGAGGGGTATCTGCCGCAGGAGCGGAGCGTCCGCCTTTACACTTGGACTTCTTCCCCTACCCTTTCTCATTCAAAGAAGTCCAAGTGTAACAGCGGCCGGAGGCAGATACCCCGAACGTCACAGATCCCCCGAACGAAACAAAAAAGCCCTCCGTCCGCAAAGGACGAAAGGCTTGCGCTTTCCGTGGTACCACCTTTATTCCGCAGCTTTCCCAGGACCTGCCGAGCTGATAAAGCATACGGGGCCCGTGACGAAGGCACGGCACTTAGGGCAGGATAACGGCTGCAGCCGGCCGAATCTAGGCAAACGTTCAATTCGGCAACTCCGGGGCGACTTCGGCAGATACGTCCTGCGGAACCTTCCAGCCTGATGCCGGCTCCGCTCTCTGAAGGGTTCACTGCCTACTATTCCCTTTCCAAGTCATTAGGGGATGATCTATGCGTACTATGATAAACAATCCCGGAAGGAGAGTCAATATTTAGTATAGCCCAAAAAGCCTCAAGTCAAGCCCTGTTCGGCTTGACTTGAGGCACTTTTTTGCAAAAGTCGGGGTTAGACCTTCGGAATATACACGATCTGCCCTTCGTTGACTCCTCCGTCCCCAAGTCGGTTATAGAGCGCCAGCTCTCTCGAGCTGATCCCATAACGTTCGGCAATCGACTCCAGAGTCTCCTCCCTCTGCACGATGGCCAGACGGACTCTGCGGAATTCCTGCTGATCCTCCCTGCTCAGCAGCAGGTTCTTCCACTCGACCTTCTCGGCCGGTACGGCGGCCGGCGCAGGCGCGGCTTCCGGCTGGCTGCGGTTCTCGCGTCTGGCCGAAGAACGGTCGAGCAGCGAAGCGACCCCGAAGGAGCGGATCGGTGCCGCCGCTTCGGCCGCTGATGCAGCAGGTGCTGCAGGCTCCGCAGCCGGAGCCGCAGCGCTGCTGATGGACACCCGCGGTTCACGCGGCGCTTCAGCTGCCGGTGCTTCCTCTGCGGGGCCATCTTCCGGTGCCGGCCTCTCGAGGATAAACACGGACGCCTCCTCCCCGGCCTGGGACACCTCCTCGGGTGCATCCCAGCTCACAGGAGCCGATTCCTCCGGCCCGGCTCCCTGATGGGCTCCTTTGGGAACGGTGAATTCAGGCTCGAAGAGTGCGGCGTTGTTCCCTGGAGGGACAGAGATCCCAGGGGAAGCATCTCCATAAGGCAGCTCTTCCTCGGCCCGTTCCGGGCGCGCTTCATGAACGAAGAGCACTTCTTCCTCTTCACGGTCGCTGCGCCAGGTTTCCTCATCCGGGGAAGAGACGACCTCCAGTCCGCCGAGCGACAGGACGCCGGTAATATTGAGGCTGCGGCCCGACAGCAGATCGATATCGAAGTTATCGATTTCGACCGCAATATCCTCTACCCGGTGCACCCGGTTCAGCGGCAGGGTGATCTCTACCGGAATCAGATGCTCAAGCCTCTGGTTCGCCCGGTCCTGCTCGTCCACATACGTGCCGGTCAGCAGCAGATTCCCCCGGAGAAGGGCCTGCTCCCCCTGGCTGAGCACCTGAATATGAGGAACGAGTTCGACCTCCTCCAGCTCCTTGATGCCAAGCACCCCTTCGGATAAATGCACGCGTTCGTAGATATCGAAACGCAGTCCGCTTCTTTGATTCGTCAATGGAACATCCTCCCTCCATGCGTTGACCTGCCGTCCCGGCAGGCGCCAGATCCATACAATCGCCTTTTAGTCTCTACAATTTATATGGCTGGGCCGGAAGGAGCATGACTACTATTTTTCGGAGCGCTGCAGCCGCTCATACAGGGATTCAAAATCCCGGGGCCAAGGGCAGGACACGTCCACCGGCTCTCCCGTCAAGGGATGGTCGAATGTCAGCCTCTGCCCGTGCAGCGCCTGGCGGCCGATCTCAGGGGCGGACGGACCGCCGTAGAGCGTGTCTCCGAACAGCGGATGCCCCAGATGGGCCAGATGGACCCGGATCTGGTGCGTGCGTCCGCTTTCCAGCTTCAGCTTGACCAGCGCGGCCCCGGCGAACTGCCGCTCCACTTCATAATGCGTAACCGCCCGCTCTCCTGTGGGCGACACCCGGCGGCGCGTCGGGTGGTGCCGGTCCCGTCCGATGGCCGCGTCAATCGTGCCGCGGGCCTGACCGAACCGCCCCCGCACGAAGGCCGCGTACTCGCGGGAGATCCGCTTCTCCCGCATCTGCTCATCGAGCCGCACCTGGGCCCAGCCGCATTTGGCCAGCAGCACGGGGCCGGTCGTGTCCTCATCGAGCCGGTGGATATGGCGCGGGCGGCAGCGCTGACCCGAAGCCTCCAAGTGCCATGCGGCCGCATGCAGTAGCGTGCCCTCCTCCCCATCCGCGGTCGGGTGAACTTTGACTCCCGCCAGCTTGTCCGCCACGAGGCAGAAATCGTCCTCATAGAGCACCTCCAGCGGCATCCACGCCCCGGCTTCGATCCCCGGCTCCTCCGGGAACATGCGGAGCAGCAGCCGGCGGCCTTTTACCACTGCATCCCCGGAGGCTTCCCATTTACGCAGCCACTTCTCCCCTATGAGCTCCAGCACGGCCCGGTCTGCCGCCCAGATCGAAGAGAGTTCGGACGGAGCCGTCCATTCCAGCCACTCGCCCCGGCGTTTCCAGCCTTTCATGCGTCTCCCTCCTCGGCTTCCACGGCTTTCTGCCGTCTCGCCTGCCTCACATGCGCCGCAGCCGCCAGCACCACCACCAGCAGCAGAAGTGCCGCGAAGCCTCCGGCCACGGCCAGCAGCTCCAATGTAACTCCAAAGAAACTGTATCGTTTGAGCATAGGTCCTTCCTCTCATCCGCCGGAATTCCGGCCGGCTCCCTGCAGGCTATAATCGTTCATTGTATCAAAAAGCGCCCTTCGGCTCCAACCGAGCCCCCCGCTTCCCCTGCCAGGTTTTCCTTTATCTTACTCTAGTAAAGCTGGAGAATCCCCAGTTCATATGATAGAATGTCAGAGGGGAAAAAGAAAATTCGACAATAGCCGCGTTTTACGCTGCGTTTACTTCAGCGGCCAAGCATGCCATGCCGGCACCTGCCGGCTATCATATCAAGTTATGGGAGAGGACTTCATTGCAGCTGATGCGCAGTATCGGAACGTTTCGGGCCTGGGGAAGGCTCAAGAAGACGCTTTTTTCGATCGCCCTGTTTACCTTTATGACGTCCAGCTTTTTGTACCTGACCGGTCCCGGCGGGGACATCCGCCAGTGGATGGCCGAAACCGTGATTACCACCCAGCACCGCAGCTGGGCCTGGATCTTCGTCGGCGCCGAGCGCAGGGACGAGCTGGTGCAGGAAACGCGGGATGCCATCGAACGGGCCGCCAAAGAGAAGCAGGACATGAGCCTGCTCAATATTCGCGGCAGCCACGGCAATGCCCGCTCCGCCGACGAGCTTGTGAAGATTGAAGATATTTCCGGCCAGTTCTGGAAGGGCAAGAAGATGTATGTATACGACCCGAAGACGATCCGGGTCATGACCCCTTCCAAAGTAGGTGAAGGCGAGAGAATCACCTCCATGGTCGACCGGACCGGAGCCGTAGCCGGTGTGAACGGCGGCAGCTTCGACGATCCGGAGGGGCTCGGCAACGGCTTTGCCGCCATCGGGATGATCATCTCCGGCGGGGATATCGTCTTCACGGATCAGGACGGCAGCATCCCGCAGCATATTGTGGGCTTCACCAAGGAAGGCGCCCTGGTCGTCGGCAAGTACGATGCCTTCGAGCTGAGAGATATGGGCATCTCCGAAGCCGTATCGTTCTATCCCTCGCCTCATTGCCAACGGCAAGCCGCTCATCACGAGCGGCGACGGAGGCTGGGGTCGCGCGCCGCGGACCGCGGTGGGTCAGAAGGCCGACGGAACAGTGATCTTCATCGTCATCGACGGCCGCCAGTCGCACAGCGTGGGCGCCACGCTCAAGGAAGTGCAGGACCTGTTCCTCGCCGAGGGCGTCATCAATGCCGGCAACCTCGACGGCGGCGCTTCCTCCGAGCTCGTGTACAAGGGCGATGAGGACGAGCAGAGCAAGCTGCTCACGAAGCCGTCGAGCCGCTACGGCGAACGCCGTCTGCCTTCCGCCTTCCTCGTCTACGACGATCCCGAATCGGTACAGGCCATCCGGATCTGGGATGGAGTGGACAAGATCGACGCCGGGGGCTCGTACGACCATCCGGAATACCTGAAGGAGCAGGCGGAGAAGAAGGCGAAGCAGCCGGCAGCGACTCCGAAGCCGAAGACCGAACCTTCTTCGACGCCCGGCACCGCCAAACCGACAGAAACCACCAAAACGGCCCCGTCCAAGAGCACTACCGACACCAAAGCGACAGATGCCAAAACGGCTCCTGCGACCAAGACGGATCCGAAAAACAGCACTGCTCCGGCGGCTGGAAGCACTACAGGAACAACAGGAAGCGGCACAGCAGGGACCGGGACATCAAGCCCTGCACCAAGCACGGGTACGACGAGCCCCGCGCCGGCAGCCGGAAGCGGCACAACCAATGGAGGTACGGCGGCGACGGATGCCGCCAAGGACAGCGGCGGTACGACGACAACGCCTGCCCAGCCGGCTCCAAGCGGCACAAGCACCGGCACGCCGTCCGGGACCGGATCGGCTCCGGCTCCCGCACCTTCCTCCGGAAGCGGGAGCACAAGCGGTACTTCCGCCGGCACCAAACCGGTGGAATCCGCCGCTCCCGTTCCGTCCACCTCGACTTCCACCGAGTCAACTACGACAGGGGAAGCGCAGATTAAGCCTTAATCATCCGTCTTTCAGAAACACGCCCCAGCCTCTTGAGGAATGGGGCGTGTTTTACGTTGACCTCTACATGGCAAAAAAGGCACGGGCCCTCTCCCCTTCCGGAGAATGGCCGTGCCTTTTTATGTCGAGAGCCGCCAGCACAGCCGGCAGCCGCCTTCGTTACACCCGCTTCAGTGCTTCGCGGTTCGCTTCGATCGTCGCTTCGATATCCTCGTCGGTATGCGCCACCGAGACGAACATCCCTTCGAACTGGGAAGGCGCGATGGAGACGCCCGCGTCGAGCAGCCCTTCGAAGTAACGGTTGAACGCTCCCAGATCGGACGTCTTCGCCGTCTCGTAGTTGATGACCTGCTCCTCCGTAAAGAACGGACAAACCATCGAGCCCACACGGTTGATCACCGAAGCGATGCCGCGCTCCTTGGCGTTCGCCATGAAGCCTTCCTCGATCCGGGCGGCTTTGCGTTCGAGCTCTTCATACACGCCCGGCTCGCCCAGCAGCTTCAGTGTCGTATAGCCGGCCGCCATCGCCAGCGGGTTGCCGGACAAGGTGCCCGCCTGATAGATTGGTCCGGCCGGTGCGATCATTTCCATGATCTCCCGCTTGCCGCCGTAGGCGCCTACAGGAAGCCCGCCCCCGATGATCTTGCCCATGCAGGTCAGGTCCGGTGTGATCCCGAAGCGGCCCTGCGCGCTGTTCAATCCTACGCGGAAGCCGGTCATGACCTCGTCGAAGATCAGCAGGCTGCCGTACTGCGTAGTGATCTCGCGCAGCCCTTCCAGGAAGCCGGGAAGCGGAGGAACGACGCCCATATTACCCGCTACGGGCTCTACGATCACGGCGGCGATCTCCTCACCGAACTTCTCGAAGGCCAGCTTGATCGAATCCGGATCGTTGTAAGGCACGGTGATCGTATTGACCGCCACGCCTTCCGGCACGCCGGGACTGTCCGGCAGCCCCAAAGTGGCCACGCCCGAGCCCGCTTTGATCAGCAGGGAATCGGCATGCCCGTGGTAGCAGCCCTCGAACTTCAGGATCTTGCTGCGGCCCGTATAGCCTCTGGCCAGACGCAGCGCGCTCATCGTCGCCTCCGTACCGGAGTTCACCATGCGCACGAGCTCCATGGACGGCATGCGCTCCGTAACCAGCTTCGCCATCCGGGTTTCGAGCTCGGTCGGTGCGCCGAAGCTCGTTCCGAGCTCGGCGGTCTGCTTCACCGCTTCGATCACTTCCGGGTGGGCATGGCCCAGAATAAGCGGGCCCCACGAACCGATGTAATCGATGAATTCGTTGCCGTCGATATCGTATACCCTTGAGCCTGCTCCCCTTTGGATGAACAGTGGCGTAAGCCCTACGGATTTGAAGGCACGAACCGGGGAGTTGACCCCGCCGGGAATGTATTGTTTCGCTTCCGCAAAAGCCTGCGCGGACCGCGCATCGGAACGTTTACGCTGATCTTCCATCCTCACACCTCTTCCCCAAGATACAATCCACCAAGTGGGCTATCCCACCACCGCAGCCTGCGGCTTACTTTCCTTCGAGCTTCCCGTATACGGAATCGCTGAGTGCTTCCATATAGAGCGGATCCGTGTTCAGCGAACGCGTGCGCTCCAGGTGCAGGCCAAGCTCGCGGGCGGTCTTCTGCGCTTCGATGTCGAGATCGTACAGAACCTCCAGGTGGTCCGATACGAAGCCGACCGGGCAGACGAGCACTTCCTTGGTCTCCCCTTCCTCCTGAATCGTCTTCATAACATCCAGGATGTCCGGTCCGAGCCACGGCACGCCCGTTTGGCCTGCGCTCTGCCATCCGAACTGCCAGCGCCCCAGACCTACTCTCTCGGCGATCGCCTTGGAAGTGGCCAGAAGCTGCTCCGGATATGGATCCTTCATCTCGAGGATCTTCTCCGGCAGGCTGTGCGCCGTGAAGACCACCTGCACACGCTCCTTCGCGCCTTCACCGAACTTCTCCAGCGCTTCTTCCACGCGGACCGTCAATGCTTCAATCAGCGCCGGGTGCAGATGATAGCTCTGCACGAAAGAGATCGGCAGCCCGAGCTCCTCGGCCTTCTCCTTCGCGCGCTTGATATACCCTCCGACGCTCATGACCGAGTAATGCGGTGCGAGCACGATCCCGACCGCTTCCTTCACGCCGTCCTGCACCATCTTCTCCACGCCGTCCTCGATGAACGGAGCGGCATGCTTCAGGCCTTGATAGCAGGCGAAGCGGATGTTCGGGTACTTCTCGTTCAGACGCTCCTCGAGCGCCTGGACCTGCTTGTCCGTGTTCTCCCGCAGCGGGAACACTCCGCCTACGATCGCTTCGTACCGGCTGCGCAGATCCTCGAGCTGTTCGGCTGTCGGCGGATGGCCGCGGCGGATATGGGTATAGTAGGCTTCGATGCCTTCCAGATTCTCAGGTGTACCGTAGGACATGACCAGCACGCCTACTGTTCTTTGCTGTTTCTCGCTCATGCTAAACCCCGCTTTCCTGTTTATACCCCCCGCGCGCCTTGATCGCCTCACGGGAATAATCATGAATATAGTCCGTCAGTTCCTTGAGTTTCTCCAGCGACGCTTCAGGGAACAGACCGTGACCGAGGTTAAAGACATAGCCCGGCTGCTGAATCCCTTCGTCGATGATGGCTTTGGCCTGCTCCTGAATCACGTTCATCGGTGCCGTAAGCACATAAGGGTCCAGGTTGCCCTGTACCGCGTAGCGCGGGCCGACCCGGCGGCGGCCTTCATTGATCGGCACTCTCCAGTCGAGTCCGATGACGTCGGCTTCGATTCCCTGCAGATGAGGCAGCAGTTCACCCGACGCTACGCCGGGGAAATAAATCTTCGGCTGCTCGAGATGCTTCAGCTCGGCGAAAATCCGCTGGATTGTCGGCAGCACGTACGTGCGGAAGTCGGCTGGAGACAGGGCGCCGATCCAGCTGTCAAACAGCTGTACCGCTTTGGCCCCGGCGGCAATCTGGCTCTTCAGGTACGTGATGACCATGTCGCCCAGCTTGTCCATCAGCTGGAACCAGACCTTCGGCTCGCCATACATCATGCCCTTCGTGCGGATATAGCTCTTCGACGGACGGCCTTCAATCAGGTAGGATGCTATGGTAAAAGGCGCTCCCGCGAAAGTGATCAGCGGGACCTGCAGATCGGCGGCCAGAATCTCGATCGTCTTCAGGATGTGCGGCAGATCCTTCTCCACCTGGATCGGACGCAGCCGTTCCACGTCCGCCGCCGTGCGGATCGGATTGTCGATCACCGGACCGATGTTCTTCACGATGTCAAAATCGATACCGATCGAAGCGACCGGGTTCATGATATCGGAGTAGAGAATCGCGGCATCCACGCCCAGCTTGCGGACCGGCATCAGCGTGACCTCGGCGGCAAGCTCCGGCTGTTGGCAGATTTCGAGCAGGCTGTATTTTTCCTTGATCTTGCGGTACTCGGGGTCGTAGCGTCCGGCCTGGCGCATATACCAGACGGGAAGCGTGTCCACGGGCTGTTTTTTACAAGCACGGATAAACCGGTCGTTATAAGTCATGAGGGTTCCTCTTTTCCGCTTGCTTCCATAGTCTTTCTTCCCATTATGCCCTATTTGAAAACGGGTAACAACTTCCAGCGGAAGCCGTTTCCGACAAATTATTGACATGGCTCGGCGGCGGGCGGCGGGTCCATAACGAACCGACCCCTTCTATGTAAGCAGGCTGTATGTGATTCTTTGGGACGGACAACGCCCTTGAATTGATAATGAAAAACCGCCTTGTCCCGGAGCGGGAAGCACGGCGGTTCTTGCATGTGTCATGTCAGGAACGGGCGATCCAGCGGGCAATGTCTTTGGCGAAATACGTGATGATCATGTCGGCGCCGGCACGCTTGAAGCCCACCATCGTTTCGAGCACGATGGAGCGTTCGTCAATCCAGCCCTGGGCGGCGGCGGCCTTCACCATCGAGTACTCCGCGCTGACATTGTAAGCGCAGATCGGCAGATCATAGCGGTCGCGCAGCATACGGATAACGTCCATGTAGGCCAGAGCCGGCTTGACCATGAGCATATCCGCTCCTTCCGCCACATCCGCATC containing:
- a CDS encoding bifunctional folylpolyglutamate synthase/dihydrofolate synthase, with amino-acid sequence MSAAEENQAGTAAPFQTAREAVDWIVRFIPLAGIKPGLERMEKLMEYLDDPHRRLKFIHVAGTNGKGSVCAFLTEAIRSGGYDVGTFTSPYIESYNERIRLNGVNISDEDLLRVANKVKPVVDRVAEEFGQPSMFEISTVLAIEYFARIAYPDFVVWETGMGGRLDSTNIVTPLVSVITNIGYDHMDFLGETLPEIAAEKAAIIKAGVPVVSAVEQPEVIEVVTEAAKKKKSTLYLLGRDFRYERSSAEENRQTFSFHGVFRGIPEAVISMNGPHQVKNAATALMTLEVLRQYYALIIDDEDLLAALKRTQWPGRLELLSESPRLLIDGAHNPEGAQMLASTLRETYRYRKLHFMMGMLSNKNHTGYFRHILPLVDTLILTEPEWLKKAQATDLAALARTLLEELGRTDVEVIVEPNWKAALDLTQRLTEEDDLAVVSGTLYLIGDVRSWVKHQSDSEKGW
- the murC gene encoding UDP-N-acetylmuramate--L-alanine ligase → MNTSEHIHFIGIGGYGMSAIAKVMLEMGYQVSGSDLAQQELTEKLAAKGAQVFIGHEAENVKGADVVVYSTALSKDNVEMAAAEELNIPILHRSQMLARLMNAKKGIAVAGAHGKTTTSSMIALVLEHCGSDPTFIIGGEIMNVGSNAKAGKGDWVVAEADESDGSFLQYHPTIALVNNIEADHLENYNGDFENLKKAYAQFLSQVKADGKAVVCLDDAYLSGMIPQIQSEVITYGIHSDADVTAHNIVLGDRKVSFEVMRGGQLLGTISLSVPGKHNVYNAMATLITCMEAGLTFAQVAEAIKEFRGAKRRFQVLGEVNDILVIDDYAHHPTEIEATILAAKATGKRIIAVFQPQRYTRTYFLFEQFSRAFPDADEVIITDIYSPAGEKQIEGITSAKLVELIRQNSNANVAYVPTKEEVQNYLLGSVQPGDLVLTMGAGDIWKAADGLAKALEARGA
- a CDS encoding valine--tRNA ligase; translation: MEETKATGAPEISMPTQYDPKDAEKKWYDYWLKNEFFKAGQRKDAEPYTIVIPPPNVTGMLHIGHALDCTLQDIMIRTKRMQGYDALWLPGSDHAGIATQSKVEQKLREEGVTRYDLGREKFLEKVWEWKDHYAATIHEQWAKMGFSLDYSRERFTLDEGLSKAVREVFVRYYEKGLIYRGKYIINWDPAARTALSDIEVEYKEVQGALYHLKYPVKNSEEFIVVATTRPETMLGDTAVAVHPEDERYQHLIGKTLVLPILGREIPIIGDEYVEKEFGSGAVKITPAHDPNDFEVGRRHDLPQILVMDESGKMNENAGKYQGLDRFDCRKQIVADMKELGVLIKIEEHVHQVGHSERSGAVVEPYLSTQWFVKMKPLADQSVEVQKSGKGTNFVPDRFEKIYLHWMENSRDWCISRQLWWGHRIPAWHCGACGETTVSREDVTVCSKCGGTQLKQDEDVLDTWFSSALWPFSTLGWPDEDAEDLKRFFPTSLLVTGYDIIGFWVSRMIFSSLEFRGDIPFKDVLVHGLVRDAEGRKMSKSLGNGVDPLEVIEKYGADAMRFMLSTGSTPGQDLRFRWEKVEQARNFANKIWNASRFALMNLGGFRYEDIDLSGSLSTADRWILHRLNETVRDVTRLIDVYEFGETGRLLYNFIWDDLCDWYIEFSKLSLYGTDEEAKKTTKSVLAYVLDRTQRLIHPFMPFISEEIWQHLPHEGETITLASWPVYENGFEAEEAVREMELLMDMIRTVRNIRAEVNVPMSKKVELLVKPAGAETESILKRNEEYIRRFCNTSTLEIGTALATPDKAMTGIVTGAELFLPLAGLIDIGQEIARLEKELSTLHGEVERIEKKLSNQGFVAKAPAKVIEEEKAKLADYADKRDKVTARIAELKG